In Paenibacillus kyungheensis, the following are encoded in one genomic region:
- a CDS encoding methyl-accepting chemotaxis protein, protein MFRINQFISRKIMVTFALLIVAVCIVLSLFFFFMTQRIINQNVVPQFRQVLNIAMDGIIKGMDNTQAMQAAQGNSGEIMKIETYLETQLQAYQLDNLYLLRIEENKAVVEAVANSSKNFKDKQEVQLSDNINTAMSQGKLLTDLYQTDAGSTVTYYYRVPGSSVIVAASMDASFVNGIISNLIWTTVIVAIVALAVCLWVAYKFSRKITLPLARLVRHTRLVAEGNLQQEIKMTGNDEIAQLARGFRLMTENLRTMVHQVLDSSDKVAVGTEALTTRLNKMQHMVDQSVQSVTSIESGSEMIANTTSENARAMEEITTGIQHIASSTAEISEQIGDASDSAITGNQMAQQAVTQMGSVEQAVQDTKLSVQTLIDRSESISQILVAMSDITKQIRMLSLNASIEAARAGEHGRGFAVVAQEVGKLAEQSRHSTYEIEEALESIREESQKSTQSMDIVNNEVRSGTELVQQAGEAFNRFVEMMQIANQTVQSASAATQEISAGSEEVSASVDETAEITHKSLSNVKAIAKNAERQSGEMLAYVEIMRELNNEALSLQNIVSKFKI, encoded by the coding sequence ATGTTCAGAATCAATCAATTTATTAGCCGTAAAATTATGGTGACGTTCGCTTTACTTATTGTAGCAGTCTGTATTGTACTCAGTCTTTTCTTTTTCTTTATGACTCAAAGAATAATCAATCAAAATGTAGTTCCTCAATTCCGTCAGGTGTTGAATATCGCTATGGATGGTATTATCAAAGGAATGGATAATACACAAGCTATGCAAGCAGCACAAGGCAACAGTGGCGAGATCATGAAGATCGAAACATACTTAGAAACTCAACTTCAAGCCTATCAATTGGATAATCTATATCTACTTCGGATTGAAGAAAATAAAGCCGTTGTAGAAGCTGTAGCGAATAGCTCCAAAAATTTTAAAGACAAGCAAGAAGTTCAATTAAGTGACAATATCAATACTGCAATGTCACAAGGCAAGCTTTTGACAGATTTATATCAGACCGATGCTGGTTCTACAGTAACTTATTATTATCGCGTACCGGGTAGTTCAGTAATTGTCGCAGCTAGTATGGATGCTAGTTTTGTAAATGGAATTATTTCTAACTTAATTTGGACAACTGTAATTGTAGCAATTGTGGCTCTTGCCGTATGTCTATGGGTCGCTTACAAATTCAGTCGTAAAATCACTCTTCCTCTTGCCCGTCTGGTTCGTCATACTCGTCTAGTCGCAGAAGGTAATCTACAACAAGAGATCAAAATGACAGGAAATGATGAGATTGCTCAATTGGCTCGTGGATTCCGCCTGATGACCGAGAACTTGCGAACAATGGTTCATCAAGTATTGGATAGTTCAGACAAAGTAGCTGTAGGTACAGAAGCATTAACTACACGCTTAAACAAAATGCAACATATGGTGGATCAATCAGTTCAATCTGTAACCAGTATCGAATCAGGTAGTGAAATGATCGCTAATACCACTTCTGAAAATGCACGTGCGATGGAAGAAATCACTACAGGTATTCAGCATATTGCTTCATCTACCGCTGAAATTTCAGAACAGATTGGTGATGCTTCAGATAGCGCAATTACCGGTAACCAAATGGCACAACAAGCTGTTACACAAATGGGTTCTGTTGAGCAAGCAGTACAGGATACCAAATTATCTGTACAGACATTAATCGACCGTTCTGAATCAATCAGTCAAATTCTAGTAGCAATGAGCGATATCACCAAACAAATCCGTATGCTTTCCCTAAATGCTTCGATTGAAGCCGCTCGTGCAGGCGAACATGGACGCGGATTCGCTGTTGTTGCTCAAGAAGTAGGTAAGCTTGCTGAGCAATCCCGTCACTCTACTTATGAAATCGAAGAAGCGTTAGAATCGATTCGCGAAGAATCTCAAAAATCGACACAATCAATGGATATCGTCAATAACGAAGTTAGATCAGGAACAGAGTTAGTTCAACAAGCAGGCGAAGCTTTCAATCGCTTTGTCGAAATGATGCAAATTGCTAACCAAACTGTTCAATCTGCATCAGCTGCTACCCAAGAAATCTCTGCTGGTTCAGAAGAAGTGAGCGCTTCAGTCGACGAAACTGCCGAAATCACTCACAAATCCCTATCCAACGTCAAAGCCATCGCCAAAAACGCCGAACGTCAATCCGGCGAAATGTTAGCCTATGTGGAAATCATGCGCGAACTCAACAACGAAGCTCTATCTCTACAAAATATCGTGAGCAAATTCAAAATCTAA